From the genome of Spirosomataceae bacterium TFI 002, one region includes:
- a CDS encoding phosphinothricin acetyltransferase codes for MIIRQANKSDLAEIKAILNDNIANTTVNFDYGLKDDTYMQSWFSYKLEHKLPIVIAEIDGKVAGYASYGPFRPWDGYRFSIEHSIYTHNDFQRKGVGKALIETLIQQAKKSGYKTMIGCIDAKNINSIHFHQKFGFDIVGKFKDIGYKFDTWLDCVFVQLILQE; via the coding sequence ATGATTATTAGACAAGCCAATAAATCAGATTTAGCCGAAATAAAAGCAATCCTCAACGACAATATTGCAAATACAACGGTCAATTTTGACTATGGTCTAAAGGACGACACCTACATGCAATCGTGGTTCAGTTATAAGCTGGAACACAAATTACCTATCGTCATTGCAGAAATAGATGGAAAGGTTGCGGGATATGCATCATATGGTCCATTTAGGCCTTGGGATGGTTATCGTTTTTCTATCGAACACTCTATATATACTCATAATGACTTCCAGCGAAAAGGTGTAGGAAAGGCATTAATAGAAACGCTCATTCAGCAAGCAAAAAAAAGCGGATATAAAACTATGATAGGCTGCATAGATGCAAAGAATATCAATAGCATACACTTTCATCAGAAATTTGGTTTTGATATAGTGGGCAAGTTCAAGGACATTGGGTACAAGTTTGATACTTGGCTGGATTGTGTTTTTGTGCAGTTGATACTGCAGGAATAG
- a CDS encoding conserved repeat domain-containing protein, translating into MLRYFKTILFLQIFFSVSTYGQTLENNGTCSDPIVGAGVFINQSRTAGINLLGGVASSINSIDGNLSNYAELQTGVALIGGGSALSIKDSTYRYPSGYRAGFVIQPAGGILSADVLAGLTINLYRNNVLVQSGTTASGLVSLGLLSGSNKLQKIGITATSDFDEIQIIVSSTLSLLSTVRVYYAFEEPTSCPSNCIVAAKASSGATVVSSRTGISGICAFCSVSSQSNVINNDTTLFATITQTVGLGSSGSIAVNTGSSKPAGTEAGFVISPSSGILSLAALANIQISTYESGVLKQSFAANNSLVSASVLSNSAIQTLSFKTSSSFDEIRLTVSATLSVLASMKVYYAYTATDADGDGVYDCLDKCVGNDLQDNDGDGIPDDCDLDDDNDLLTDVEELTVYFTDPFDGDTDDDGLSDYVEIFGGTPLTAPTNPLLADSDNDGIQDGTEIGLTFPNKYTNPSIFIPDSDPLTKTNPLVSDTDGDGYLDGAEDLNSNGRIDASESDPNNPCDPVACSIDLNLKKTVNTSTAAIGDTLIYTLTLVNETPSIPATGVTVFDQLPVETQYVSHSAFAGTSFDPITGIWDIASVMSTIDTVTLSISVKVVGSGVISNSAEVTGSDQTDLDSTPGNGVISEDDYALACSSVPFDICLGDSLTLSVASGFTSYQWNLNGAPISGEVNNTLTVLLPGSYTVDINNETGCVTGLCCPFIVQGGVTTEVTIAGTDSLCSGSNINLTSSSSTGTITGYLWTLPNGSHLSTSSININSATISNSGNYILLATFASGCTAVDTFNVVVNQSISVPSVVTLCDNNGTDDIPTDDKFSFSFTPSGALGNTYSMSGNGLNITGRSVGQPSGQTGSFDISSGSFTITLQDEVNNCSTDVAITPPASCSSCTVSLCVPIRIVKTK; encoded by the coding sequence ATGTTACGATATTTCAAAACAATCCTATTTTTACAAATCTTTTTTTCAGTGTCAACCTATGGACAAACACTAGAAAATAATGGAACATGTTCCGACCCCATTGTGGGAGCCGGAGTATTCATTAATCAGTCGAGAACGGCTGGAATAAATCTACTTGGCGGGGTTGCTTCATCTATAAATTCGATAGATGGTAACTTGAGTAATTATGCGGAATTGCAAACAGGCGTTGCTTTGATAGGAGGTGGGTCGGCACTCTCTATCAAAGACTCTACCTATCGGTATCCATCAGGATACAGAGCAGGTTTTGTTATTCAGCCCGCCGGTGGAATTCTCAGTGCTGATGTGTTAGCTGGATTGACAATAAATCTTTACAGGAACAACGTACTCGTTCAATCCGGTACCACGGCAAGTGGCTTGGTATCATTAGGTTTATTAAGTGGTTCCAACAAGCTTCAGAAAATAGGAATAACGGCAACCTCGGATTTTGATGAAATTCAAATTATTGTAAGCAGTACTTTATCATTATTATCTACGGTTAGAGTTTATTATGCCTTTGAAGAACCTACAAGTTGCCCAAGCAATTGTATAGTCGCAGCAAAAGCATCATCTGGAGCCACTGTAGTGAGTAGTAGAACAGGTATTAGTGGAATTTGTGCCTTTTGTTCTGTAAGTAGTCAATCTAATGTAATTAATAACGACACTACACTATTTGCAACTATTACACAAACTGTAGGCTTAGGTTCTAGTGGATCTATAGCAGTAAATACAGGCAGTAGTAAACCAGCAGGTACCGAGGCCGGATTTGTAATTTCACCTTCATCTGGTATTCTATCTTTAGCTGCACTTGCTAATATTCAAATTTCAACCTACGAAAGTGGGGTACTAAAACAGTCTTTTGCTGCAAACAATTCTTTAGTTTCAGCAAGCGTATTGAGTAATTCTGCAATTCAAACCTTATCATTTAAAACATCATCGAGTTTCGACGAAATTAGGTTGACAGTAAGTGCTACGCTTAGCGTATTGGCTAGTATGAAGGTATATTATGCATATACTGCTACAGATGCTGATGGAGACGGTGTTTACGACTGTTTAGATAAGTGCGTTGGAAATGATTTACAAGACAATGATGGTGACGGTATTCCCGATGATTGCGACTTAGACGATGACAATGACTTGCTAACGGACGTGGAAGAGTTAACTGTTTACTTCACGGATCCTTTTGACGGTGATACAGATGATGATGGCTTATCCGATTATGTTGAAATTTTTGGTGGTACACCATTAACTGCTCCAACCAATCCCTTGTTAGCTGATTCTGATAATGATGGTATTCAGGACGGTACCGAGATAGGTCTTACTTTTCCTAATAAATATACCAACCCCTCCATTTTCATTCCAGACAGCGATCCTTTGACTAAAACAAATCCACTCGTTTCGGACACAGATGGTGATGGCTATTTAGATGGAGCAGAGGATTTAAACAGTAATGGACGAATTGACGCCTCAGAGAGTGATCCCAACAACCCATGTGATCCTGTAGCATGTAGTATTGACTTAAATCTTAAGAAAACGGTTAATACATCTACGGCAGCAATTGGTGATACGCTCATATATACGCTAACCCTTGTGAATGAAACTCCGAGTATTCCAGCTACTGGTGTTACGGTTTTTGACCAGCTTCCTGTGGAAACACAATACGTGAGTCATTCAGCATTTGCTGGCACTAGTTTCGATCCTATTACTGGAATTTGGGACATTGCGAGTGTGATGTCTACTATAGATACTGTTACCTTAAGTATTTCGGTAAAAGTTGTAGGCTCAGGAGTAATCTCCAATTCAGCGGAAGTTACAGGCTCGGATCAAACTGATCTTGACTCTACTCCAGGAAATGGAGTTATTAGTGAAGATGACTATGCACTGGCATGCTCTAGCGTACCGTTCGATATTTGCTTAGGAGATTCGTTAACATTGAGCGTTGCATCAGGATTTACTTCATATCAATGGAATTTAAACGGAGCACCAATTTCAGGAGAAGTAAATAATACATTAACCGTACTTCTACCTGGCTCATATACAGTTGATATTAATAACGAAACTGGTTGTGTAACAGGTCTATGTTGTCCCTTTATTGTCCAAGGTGGCGTTACAACTGAAGTCACCATCGCAGGCACGGACAGCTTATGTTCTGGCAGTAATATAAATCTAACTTCAAGTTCTAGCACAGGTACGATCACTGGCTATTTATGGACTTTACCTAATGGATCACATTTATCCACGAGTTCTATAAATATCAATTCGGCTACTATATCAAATAGTGGTAATTATATATTGTTGGCCACATTTGCAAGCGGTTGTACAGCAGTGGATACATTCAATGTAGTGGTGAATCAAAGTATAAGTGTACCGAGCGTTGTAACACTTTGTGATAATAATGGTACTGATGATATTCCAACTGACGATAAATTCTCATTTAGTTTTACACCTTCTGGAGCATTAGGAAATACTTATTCTATGTCGGGTAATGGTCTTAATATCACTGGCCGAAGTGTAGGTCAACCAAGCGGACAAACAGGAAGTTTTGATATTTCAAGTGGTTCTTTTACAATTACGCTTCAAGATGAGGTAAATAATTGTAGTACTGATGTAGCAATTACACCGCCTGCAAGTTGTTCAAGTTGTACTGTATCACTCTGTGTGCCTATAAGGATAGTTAAAACCAAGTAA
- a CDS encoding Helix-turn-helix domain-containing protein: MKHFNFNAKDPTTFWKNILQHHEVSSTLNEFDLNEKLGFGHYRYKKIASNIQYIQFHIKLNEPILYNFKVSEYAKNYKLILFHKGSSKSVRFLNIDAKENFEKNVFQIDKFENERTTHSCHLLSQFSDVPDFVIEKDEICTFHLLFLEQDWLNELLPDNINLNFYKPVYNKDATSEIIGLNRVVCFDKLFNTLNTFRDNLHDNKLDKLADLFKILGDYFFVVKFLKDSPALKSANIDVKDFKKLILIERKLNQIIYSSPPSLKTLSEEFGICKTKMCLDFKEFYGKGILGYYNDLKLNAAKELLTSSRDNMKEISDTLSFSSQSNFNKWFKKNTGTTPRLFRTSPKLNYSFTT, from the coding sequence ATGAAGCATTTTAATTTTAATGCAAAAGACCCAACTACGTTCTGGAAAAATATTCTGCAACACCATGAAGTTTCTTCTACTCTTAATGAATTCGATTTAAACGAAAAATTAGGATTTGGTCATTACAGATATAAGAAGATTGCTTCCAATATTCAATACATTCAGTTTCATATTAAACTGAATGAACCCATACTTTATAATTTCAAGGTAAGTGAATATGCGAAGAATTATAAGTTAATATTGTTCCACAAAGGCTCTTCAAAATCTGTTCGATTTCTAAATATCGATGCCAAAGAGAACTTTGAAAAGAATGTGTTTCAAATTGACAAGTTTGAAAACGAAAGAACTACCCATTCATGCCATCTCTTGTCCCAATTTAGTGACGTGCCGGACTTCGTAATTGAAAAAGATGAAATCTGCACATTTCATTTATTGTTTTTGGAACAAGATTGGCTCAATGAACTACTTCCAGATAATATAAATCTGAATTTTTATAAGCCTGTATATAATAAGGATGCCACTTCAGAAATTATTGGACTCAATAGAGTTGTTTGTTTCGATAAGTTGTTCAATACGCTCAATACATTTCGTGATAACCTTCACGATAATAAACTGGATAAGCTGGCCGACCTATTCAAAATACTTGGAGACTATTTTTTCGTAGTTAAGTTTCTCAAAGATTCTCCAGCACTAAAGAGTGCTAATATTGATGTAAAAGACTTCAAGAAATTAATTCTCATTGAGCGAAAGCTTAATCAAATTATCTATTCAAGCCCGCCTTCACTGAAAACTCTGTCAGAAGAATTTGGAATATGTAAAACTAAAATGTGTCTAGATTTTAAGGAATTCTATGGAAAGGGAATTCTAGGCTATTACAATGACCTAAAACTAAACGCAGCAAAGGAGCTTCTAACGAGTAGTAGAGACAATATGAAAGAAATATCCGATACGCTCTCATTTTCTAGTCAAAGTAACTTCAATAAGTGGTTTAAGAAAAATACAGGAACTACTCCCCGACTTTTTAGAACTAGTCCAAAATTAAATTATTCCTTTACTACTTGA
- a CDS encoding Transposase, translating to MKKGVKKKPVFKDYDPYQLSLLPPSLNELIPENHVVRLVQRIIDEIDIDSLLQKYSGGGSSSFHPRMMLKIIIYGYISNIYSSRKIEEAVSSNIHFMWLAGMQRPDHNTINRFRTDRLKSVLKEVFGQVVLLMADQGLVDLKTVYVDGTKIEANANKYTFVWGKSIKRNTERIKEQLKDLWNYAEKVASEEMKDNSPTIFEKIDSQKVEQTIGQINQALKGKEVDPKVKQKLNYAKNNWPKNLKKYEVQQKLMGDRNSYSKTDPDATFMRMKDDHMLNGQLKAGYNWQISTCNQCILNYDIYQYANDVYTLPLHLETFKELYKKLPEEVVADAGYGSEENYQYLENNELEGYVKYNYFHKEQKAKGKIKPEDAFKSENLYYDSENDFFICPMGQKMEKVYEKTEKRKSGYQQQISFYQAKNCDNCPLKGACHKAKGNRLVQVNHNAKRLKDKARQKLLSPEGIKHRSQRPADVEAVFGNIKQNKNFRRFMLRGKEKVLIETGLLALAHNIQKMAS from the coding sequence ATGAAAAAAGGAGTCAAAAAGAAGCCTGTATTTAAGGATTATGATCCTTATCAGCTATCCCTTCTTCCTCCATCGTTAAATGAATTAATTCCCGAAAATCACGTGGTTCGATTGGTACAAAGAATCATAGATGAGATAGATATTGATTCATTATTGCAGAAGTATTCTGGAGGCGGAAGTTCATCATTTCATCCACGAATGATGTTAAAAATTATTATTTACGGCTATATCAGCAATATTTATTCCTCTCGAAAAATAGAAGAAGCCGTCAGTTCAAACATTCACTTCATGTGGCTTGCTGGCATGCAGCGACCAGACCATAATACAATAAACCGATTTAGAACGGATAGATTGAAGTCGGTATTGAAAGAGGTTTTTGGTCAAGTCGTTTTACTGATGGCAGATCAAGGACTGGTAGATTTAAAGACGGTTTATGTGGATGGAACCAAAATAGAGGCCAATGCCAATAAATACACTTTTGTATGGGGCAAGTCTATAAAGCGGAATACAGAAAGGATAAAAGAACAGCTTAAAGACCTTTGGAACTATGCCGAAAAGGTAGCCTCCGAGGAGATGAAAGATAACTCGCCCACTATTTTTGAAAAGATAGATTCTCAAAAAGTAGAACAGACTATCGGGCAAATCAATCAAGCCTTAAAAGGCAAAGAAGTAGATCCGAAAGTGAAGCAAAAGCTGAATTATGCAAAGAACAATTGGCCAAAGAATCTAAAGAAATACGAAGTTCAGCAAAAGCTGATGGGTGATCGAAACTCCTATTCCAAGACAGATCCAGATGCCACTTTTATGCGAATGAAAGACGACCACATGCTCAATGGTCAGCTAAAAGCGGGCTACAACTGGCAGATAAGTACTTGTAATCAATGTATTCTAAACTACGACATCTACCAATATGCCAACGATGTATATACCTTACCACTCCACCTAGAAACCTTCAAAGAGCTCTATAAAAAATTACCAGAAGAAGTGGTGGCCGATGCCGGCTATGGCTCGGAAGAAAACTATCAATATTTAGAGAACAATGAACTTGAGGGCTATGTGAAATACAATTACTTCCATAAAGAGCAAAAAGCCAAAGGGAAGATAAAGCCTGAAGATGCCTTCAAGTCAGAGAACCTGTATTACGATTCGGAGAACGACTTTTTTATCTGTCCGATGGGTCAAAAAATGGAGAAAGTCTATGAAAAAACAGAGAAAAGAAAATCTGGATACCAACAACAAATAAGCTTTTATCAAGCAAAAAACTGTGACAATTGCCCATTGAAAGGAGCCTGCCACAAAGCCAAAGGAAATCGACTTGTCCAAGTCAATCACAATGCAAAAAGATTAAAAGACAAAGCACGACAAAAGCTACTAAGTCCAGAGGGAATAAAACATCGCTCCCAAAGGCCAGCAGATGTGGAAGCAGTCTTTGGAAACATCAAGCAAAACAAAAACTTCAGAAGATTTATGTTAAGAGGAAAAGAAAAAGTCCTCATCGAAACGGGCTTGCTCGCCCTTGCACACAATATCCAAAAAATGGCTTCATAA
- a CDS encoding Uncharacterized conserved protein YjbJ, UPF0337 family yields MNSLKNKISGNWNVIKGKLKQEYAELTDDDLIYEEGKEDELVGRLEKKLGKTKDDVNQMISNW; encoded by the coding sequence ATGAATAGCTTAAAAAATAAAATCAGCGGAAACTGGAACGTAATTAAAGGTAAATTGAAGCAAGAATATGCAGAACTTACCGACGACGATTTGATTTACGAAGAAGGTAAAGAAGATGAATTGGTAGGAAGACTAGAGAAGAAGCTAGGAAAGACCAAAGATGATGTCAATCAAATGATTTCTAATTGGTAA
- a CDS encoding 2-keto-4-pentenoate hydratase: MKNVYMMLKNVWIFAFAAFMMSCGEQTNKNDTEMTETEVTVDSLLHFRNQNIKTDYLSRNFPDLEREKAAELQLAVLKKELDGGAVLAGWKMGGTVGDSASFDPLMGYMLKANEHFPGDKISIKKFPGSEVMIEGEVGFVFKQDFPNGVTSIEELKNGIDYAVGAIEFAQSNAIGIDNNPETANTNHVLAFGLGQAGFLLGNTKIDFADFNVAEEAVECFIDGEKAASGVSSRIYGGHLNALNALVNMLPKYGLMIKKGDVVITGSMYANPTVTGSAKVNLQFSSLGEIQLEILD, translated from the coding sequence ATGAAAAATGTATATATGATGTTAAAAAATGTATGGATTTTCGCTTTCGCAGCATTCATGATGTCTTGCGGCGAGCAAACCAATAAAAATGATACTGAAATGACAGAAACAGAAGTCACAGTTGATTCGCTCCTCCATTTTAGGAATCAAAATATAAAGACTGATTACCTATCTCGCAATTTTCCCGATCTAGAGAGAGAAAAGGCCGCAGAACTCCAATTGGCAGTTTTAAAGAAAGAATTGGACGGTGGAGCTGTTTTGGCAGGTTGGAAAATGGGTGGTACAGTAGGTGATAGTGCTAGTTTTGATCCATTGATGGGTTACATGCTCAAGGCGAATGAGCACTTCCCCGGCGATAAAATATCGATCAAAAAGTTTCCTGGAAGCGAAGTGATGATAGAAGGAGAAGTTGGTTTCGTGTTCAAACAAGACTTTCCAAATGGAGTGACGTCCATTGAAGAGCTTAAAAACGGAATTGATTACGCAGTTGGAGCCATTGAGTTTGCACAGTCAAACGCAATAGGGATTGACAATAATCCTGAAACGGCTAATACAAATCATGTTTTGGCTTTTGGTTTAGGGCAAGCTGGTTTTTTATTGGGAAATACAAAGATTGATTTTGCAGACTTTAATGTTGCAGAGGAAGCTGTGGAGTGTTTTATTGACGGTGAAAAAGCAGCCTCAGGAGTTTCAAGCAGAATTTATGGCGGGCACCTAAATGCCCTTAATGCTTTAGTAAATATGTTGCCCAAATACGGTTTGATGATTAAAAAGGGAGATGTCGTTATTACTGGGTCAATGTATGCCAACCCAACTGTAACTGGATCAGCCAAGGTAAATCTTCAATTTAGTAGTTTGGGAGAAATCCAATTGGAAATTCTGGACTAA
- a CDS encoding galactonate dehydratase — MNNNKVGMSRRKVLASLGLAGAMSIPGTSFAKPELKVFPKDRTKVKITKLETFLIKPRWIFLKIHTDAGVVGLGEPLLEGRALTIQTAIKEIEPYLIGKDPRDVTHHWQAIYRHSFYKGGPILTSALSGIDHALWDIKGKLLNVPIYELLGGPTRDRVRIYGRASTPEQMRQRVAEGYTVIKTGVAKDRPARAVENPQFIKHAVENFAALREVGGDAMDIGIDFHGNISPQTSKILIKELEPYQPMFIEEPCQPQNIDVLADIARSTYLPIATGERIFTKWGFREILEKGAASILQPDMCHAGGISEVKVIAGMAEAYYAQIAPHNPMGPISLATGLQLAASIPNFLVQEQVSLGEGYLKTPFKLEKDGHLMIPTGPGLGIELDENKISDKLDHNWRNPEPLDPSDGSVVDW; from the coding sequence ATGAACAACAACAAAGTCGGAATGTCGAGAAGAAAAGTTCTTGCTTCCTTGGGTTTAGCGGGAGCAATGTCCATTCCAGGAACAAGCTTTGCGAAACCAGAGCTAAAGGTTTTTCCAAAAGACAGAACCAAGGTGAAAATCACAAAACTTGAGACTTTTTTGATAAAACCAAGATGGATTTTTCTCAAAATTCATACAGATGCGGGTGTGGTAGGTCTGGGAGAACCCTTATTGGAAGGTAGAGCGTTGACAATTCAGACTGCTATTAAAGAAATAGAGCCATACCTAATTGGAAAAGATCCTAGAGATGTGACACATCATTGGCAGGCAATATATAGACATTCTTTTTATAAAGGAGGTCCAATCCTTACGAGTGCATTGAGTGGAATAGACCATGCTTTGTGGGATATAAAAGGTAAACTTTTGAACGTACCCATATATGAGCTTTTAGGTGGTCCTACAAGAGACAGAGTGCGTATTTATGGAAGAGCGAGCACTCCAGAGCAAATGAGACAAAGAGTTGCAGAAGGTTATACTGTTATTAAAACTGGTGTTGCGAAAGATCGCCCAGCAAGAGCGGTAGAAAATCCTCAATTCATTAAACATGCGGTAGAAAACTTCGCGGCATTACGAGAAGTAGGTGGAGATGCTATGGATATTGGAATAGATTTTCATGGTAATATTTCTCCTCAAACTTCTAAAATTCTTATTAAGGAGCTTGAGCCATATCAGCCTATGTTTATTGAGGAACCTTGTCAACCACAAAATATTGATGTCTTAGCCGATATCGCAAGAAGTACTTATTTACCGATTGCAACTGGTGAGAGAATTTTTACAAAATGGGGCTTTAGAGAAATTTTAGAAAAAGGGGCCGCAAGTATTCTACAACCAGATATGTGCCACGCTGGTGGAATCTCAGAGGTTAAGGTTATAGCTGGTATGGCAGAGGCCTATTATGCTCAAATAGCTCCTCACAATCCTATGGGGCCTATTTCTTTAGCAACTGGACTTCAATTGGCTGCGAGTATTCCTAATTTCCTTGTTCAAGAGCAAGTTTCTTTAGGAGAAGGATACTTGAAAACTCCTTTCAAACTAGAGAAGGATGGCCACTTAATGATTCCAACTGGTCCAGGTTTAGGAATAGAGTTGGATGAAAACAAAATATCTGACAAGCTGGATCACAACTGGAGAAACCCAGAACCATTAGATCCAAGTGATGGCTCAGTAGTAGATTGGTAA
- a CDS encoding MFS transporter, ACS family, hexuronate transporter codes for MKIKNYRWIIVMLLFFATTINYLDRQIIGLLKPVLEMEFDWTETDFARIVMAFTAAYAIGLLFFGWLIDKIGTRKGYSSTVVFWSVAGMLHAVARSAFGFGVARVGLGLGEAGNYPAAAKTVAEWFPKKERALATGIFNAGTSVGVVIALILVPPILANYGWHEVFWFTGALGFVWLIFWLWLYQVPSKQKKLTAEEFEYITSGQEETETEEDKNPVKWSKLFSYPQTWAYITGKGLIDPIYWFFLFWLPSYFASTFALDLKKFSVELMIIYTATSVGSIGGGYLSSYLIKKGWETIKARKTVLLIFAILELSVIFIQFAGNVWVAVGLISFAVALHQAWATNVFTLPSDMFPKQAVSSVVGIGGMAGALGGILFPMLIGGLLDKYKALGNIEAGYNILFTICGFTYLVAWLIIHLLTKKAGKVSLAELS; via the coding sequence ATGAAAATTAAGAATTATAGGTGGATCATAGTAATGTTACTCTTTTTCGCAACTACTATTAACTATCTGGATCGGCAAATTATAGGTTTATTAAAACCTGTATTAGAAATGGAGTTTGATTGGACAGAAACCGATTTTGCAAGGATAGTAATGGCATTTACTGCAGCCTACGCAATAGGTTTACTTTTCTTTGGTTGGTTAATCGATAAAATAGGTACAAGAAAAGGATATTCTTCCACAGTTGTATTTTGGAGTGTTGCTGGGATGCTTCACGCCGTCGCCAGAAGTGCATTTGGCTTTGGAGTGGCACGAGTAGGTTTAGGCTTAGGAGAAGCAGGTAACTATCCTGCAGCTGCAAAAACCGTCGCCGAATGGTTCCCTAAAAAAGAAAGAGCTTTAGCTACGGGGATATTTAACGCTGGTACTAGCGTAGGAGTGGTGATAGCCCTCATTTTGGTTCCTCCTATACTAGCAAATTATGGTTGGCATGAGGTTTTCTGGTTCACAGGAGCTTTAGGTTTTGTATGGTTGATCTTCTGGTTGTGGCTTTACCAAGTTCCTTCCAAGCAAAAGAAATTGACAGCAGAAGAGTTTGAATACATTACTTCTGGTCAAGAAGAAACTGAAACAGAAGAAGACAAAAACCCAGTGAAATGGTCGAAGCTCTTTTCTTACCCACAAACATGGGCGTACATTACTGGTAAAGGTCTCATTGACCCTATATATTGGTTTTTCCTGTTCTGGTTGCCTTCCTATTTCGCATCCACGTTCGCGTTAGATCTTAAAAAATTCAGTGTTGAATTAATGATAATCTATACTGCCACCTCAGTTGGAAGTATTGGTGGAGGGTATTTATCCTCTTATTTGATCAAAAAAGGTTGGGAAACCATAAAAGCTCGAAAAACAGTTTTGCTAATCTTTGCCATTCTAGAACTCTCTGTCATCTTTATCCAGTTTGCAGGAAATGTGTGGGTTGCTGTTGGCTTAATCAGTTTTGCAGTGGCTTTGCATCAAGCATGGGCGACCAATGTTTTCACGCTTCCGTCTGATATGTTTCCTAAACAAGCTGTAAGCTCAGTAGTAGGAATAGGTGGAATGGCAGGTGCACTTGGAGGTATTCTCTTCCCTATGCTCATTGGTGGTTTACTGGACAAGTATAAAGCCCTTGGAAACATTGAGGCAGGTTACAACATATTATTTACCATTTGCGGATTTACCTATTTGGTGGCATGGCTGATCATTCATCTATTGACCAAAAAGGCAGGTAAAGTGTCACTAGCAGAACTGAGTTGA
- a CDS encoding 2-dehydro-3-deoxyphosphogluconate aldolase / (4S)-4-hydroxy-2-oxoglutarate aldolase codes for MNYKSFSWELFEQVPIVGILRNIAFEDFKSVFEICKKVGLTNLEITMNTPGVEEMISYGVENSNGQMNIGAGTVCNVTELDRALKAGSQFIVTPILSKAVIEKCVEMEIPIFPGAYTPTEIYTAWSWGAKVIKIFPATTLGPSFIKDLKGPLSQIKLLPTGGVNLENIHEFKAAGAVGYGIGSQLFDKKLIANKNWTGLHEHIEKYILKTQN; via the coding sequence ATGAACTATAAATCGTTTTCGTGGGAATTGTTTGAACAGGTTCCCATTGTAGGCATACTTAGAAATATAGCTTTCGAAGACTTCAAGTCAGTTTTCGAAATATGCAAGAAAGTGGGCCTTACCAACCTAGAAATTACAATGAACACTCCTGGTGTTGAAGAAATGATTTCTTACGGCGTTGAAAATAGCAATGGACAAATGAATATTGGAGCTGGTACAGTTTGTAATGTAACGGAATTGGACAGGGCTTTAAAAGCTGGTTCTCAGTTTATTGTAACTCCAATATTATCAAAAGCTGTCATAGAAAAATGTGTGGAGATGGAGATACCTATATTTCCAGGTGCATACACGCCCACTGAGATTTATACTGCTTGGAGCTGGGGAGCAAAAGTTATCAAGATATTTCCTGCAACAACTTTAGGCCCATCATTCATTAAGGACTTAAAAGGTCCTTTGTCACAAATCAAATTATTACCCACTGGCGGAGTGAATTTGGAAAATATCCATGAATTCAAAGCTGCTGGAGCAGTAGGTTATGGGATTGGTAGTCAGCTTTTTGACAAAAAACTAATTGCTAATAAAAATTGGACAGGATTACATGAACATATTGAAAAATACATTCTAAAAACTCAAAACTAA